CGATCCTGGTCCCGCAGCAGCACCGCCTCTTCGGCATCGCCCACGACGCGCCCACCGTCGCCCTCGGCCTGAACGGATCGGCCATCTACCTCGGCGCGGGCCTCGGGTCGATCATCGGTGCGACCGTGCTGGAATCCCACGGCGCCGAGTGGCTGCCGTGGACCTCAACACTCATCGCCTGCCTGGCGCTCGCGCTCGCCCTCGCGAAGGTCAAGTCTCCGACCGCGATTCCGGTTCCCGCCTGACCCGACCCGAGAGGGGCGCGGCCCCCGGTCGCGCCGCTCTTCACTAGGCGGCGGGACCGGGGCGGATCGAGTCCAGCCGGTCCGCGCATCGAGTCAGCAAGTCCTGCAACGTAGCCCGTTCGGCGTCGGTGAACTCCTCGGCGAGGGCCCGTTCGACCCGGACCGCGCGGACGTCCGCGTCGCGCATCACCGCCGCGCCCTTGTCGGTCAGCGTGGTCTCCAGGACGTTCTTGTGCCACGGGTGCGGCGTGCGCTCGATGAGCCCCCGATCCTGCAGATTGCCCAGCACGGTGTTCATCGACGGCGGGGTGACGCCGCAGAGCCGGGCCAGGGCGGCGGCCGAGATGCCGGGATTCTCCGCGAGGAACAGCAGTGCGGCGTACTGCGGCACAGTGACTCCCGCCGGTTTCAACGCGGCGTTCTTGGCCGTGTTGAGGGACTGCTCGGCACGTTTGAGATACGAGCCGATCCGTTGGGCGGCGGGCAACGACGTCATAACCGCATGGTATCCGTGCGTCACATCGTATGAACCTTGACGGATATTAGAGTTCTAACTTAGATTCATAGACGTTTTCAAATGTGAATGCATTAGATAGAACGGACTCGTATCTCGATGCCCCACGCACTTCCCCACCGCCTGCTGTCGAGCCTGGCCGCGGCGAGCGCCTGCGTCACGCTCGCCGCGTGCGGCGCCGGTGACACGCCCAGCGCCGCCGTCCACACCGTGTACGAACTCCCCGGCGACCGCGTATACCCGGAAGGCATCGCGGTCGACGCGCGCACCGGCGACGTCTACGTCGGCTCGTACACCACCGGCGCCGTCTACCGAGCGACCCCGGACGCCCGGCGCGCCGAAGTCTTCCTGCCCGAAGGCGCAGGCAATCACAAGACCGCCAACGGCTTGAAAGTCGACGCCGCGGGGCGGCTGTGGGTGACCGACTCGACCAGCGGTGTCGCGGTATACGACGTCGCGACCCGCGCTCTGCTCGCCGACTTCACCGTGCCCGGAAGCGATCCCCGCTTCGTGAACGATCTCGCCTTCACCCCGGACGGCACGGCGTATCTGACCGACAGCACGCGGGCGGTCGTCTATCGCGTCACCCAGGACCAACTGGCCGCGGCCAGAGCGCAGGGCGGGCGCGCAGAACTGAGCCCGCAGTTCGACCTACGCTCCGTGCTGCCGCCGATCGAGCCGGGCGGCTTCAGCCTCAACGGCATAGTCGCCGATCCGGCCGGCCGCTATCTGCTCACCGTCGACATGCCGCGCGGCGACCTGTACCGGATCGCGCTGTCGCCGGAAGCGAACCCGATCGGCAAGGTCACCCTGCGTGGCGGCGATCTCCGCCAGGGCGACGGACTCGACCTGCGCGACGGCACCCTGTGGGCCGCGCACAACACCACGAACACGATCAGCCGCTGGACCGTCTCCGGCGACGGGACCACCGCGACGCTGGACCGCCAGCGCAGCGACGAGGCGCTCGCCATCCCGACGACCCTGGCCCGCGCCGGCGACCGGACCCTGATCGTCTCCTCGCAGTTCGACAAGGGTGGTCCGATGGGCCCCGGCAGCCCGAAGACGCCGTTCGCCGTCGTCACCCTCGACGGGATCTGACGCCGGAAACGCCGGAAGCCGGCCCACCTCGCGGTGGGCCGGCTTCCGGTTCGAAATAAGGTGCACCCGGCCCTTGACGGCCTCCGGGTCGCCCGCGCCCTCGACGATCGTGGTCTCGTCCTTGGTGACGACGACCTTGCGCGCCTGACCGAGCAGCTCGATACCCGCGCTCCCCAGCGACAGGCCGACCTCTTCGGTGGTGATCAGCAGCGGCTTGCCCGCCTGGATGACCTTCTCCAGCAGCGGCAGCAGGTCCTTGACGGTCGAGACCTTCGAGCCGACCAGCAGGATGTACGGGTCCTCGAGGACCGCTTCCTGACGCTCCGGGTCGTATGCTGCTGGCCGGAGCACCATTAGCGGGTGCTACAGGATGTTCCAGGTGATCGGCGCGTCATCCCGAAGTGCCTCCACCCGCCGCAAAACCTCGGCGGCGGTCGCTGATCCCGGCCCGCACTTGCGTGCGTTCGTGGTGATCATCCGCAACTCGCGCAGGTCGCGAAGCCACTCATAGCCAGCCCAATCGCGCACATCGAACCCGTACACGCGGCTGAATGCCTCGTATTCATGCGGCGGGTGCCCGAATCGACGGCAATGGATCTCGATGGTTACCAAGTCCCATTCTGGTTGCCCAATTGCCGCGTTCTCCCAGTCGCACAGAACGGCCTGCCGAGTGCGATTGTTCCACAACGCATTTCGGTGTTGCGCGTCGCCATGAATCACACCTCGCATGAGCGTGTACTGGATGCCATGTTCTCGAGCCGCGAGTTCATCAAGGCGCGCTCGCAGCAAAGCGCGGTCTTCGGGCATGAGGATTCTGCTGGTATCGATAGCATGGGCGATCGACGTGATGGTGTCGTGAATCTGCTTGTCCGGCAGTGCGATCGGCGGATTGGAAGAGCAGGCGTGTAAATCAGCGAGTGGCTCTGCGAGTTCGGCCGCGGTTGTTATTCCCCGTTCCTGGTCGATGTACCTCCAGAAGGTGACCGGGCAACCGCCCAGGTTCAGTGGTTGTTCGGTATCGACGAGCGGAACCGTTGGTACAGCCTGTTCCTCCAGCCACCGGACGAGGGCTACGACATCGATGTGGCCGACATGGTTCGGTCGACCGATCTTCACTACGACCGGTTTGCTCGTCAGCGCGTATACGGCGTTGGTGTGGTGGCGCAGTAGTTCGGCACCCGTCGAATCGAACCCGGCTACGAGACAGGCGGCATCGAGGATGGCTCGGGTCCGCTCGGGGGTAAAGGTCGATTCCGTCAGCCGCGCAGGTTCGGTGTCCTGGCGCATCATCGCACCACTGTCTCGGCGCTGAGGAGTTGCCGCAAGGAGGTGGCCGAGGGAAGCAGGCGATGCCCGGTCGGCAAGGCGTCCAGAACATCGCCGGCTCGTGTGGCCACGATCTGAGTCCGATGTTCGTCAGGCAGACTCTCGAGCACATGTTCCGCAAGTCGGCAGCCGTCGTCAGCCGATCCACTCATCGCGTACCCCAGCGCGGTGTCGAATTGGATCAGTGCTGGATCAATTACCACCGCAGTCTCCTGGTAGAGCTGCAACGCCTCGTCTTGGATCCGGCGGGCCCTGGTAACGCGTCGCATGTAGGTCAGTGTTCCAGACATGTACAACAGAAGCCGTCTTGCGCTGAATCGAAACGCTTCGTCGCTGGCAGTGTTGGGCAATGCTTCGGTCAGACGCTGGGCCTTGTTCATCGCCTGTTCGGCGCCCTCTCGGTCGCCGAGTCTGGCGAGCGCGCGAGCCTCGGCCGCGGCGGCAAGTGCGGTGGCGTCGCAGGCGGTATCCGATAGGATTTCCTGCGCCGACCGGGCCAGCGAGATCGCTTTCTCGAGATCGCCATAGTAGTACGGCAGCATTGCGTGTTGCGCACGGGCGGCGGCCTGCAGCTGTCGGTTCGAACTATCGTCAGCCGCCATCCGAGCGGTGCCAAACCACGTGTTTGCGCGGCCGATCTCACCGAGCTTCATCAAAGCATCAGCGGTCAGCAAGCCGAGCACTGCCGAGGACCCTGACAGGCGCGCTTGGATGGCCGCTGGCTGCCGCTCCGCAGAGATGGCCTGTAGCTCCAGCAGATCCGGAGCGATCTCTGCCAGGGCCACCGCCGGCGGCGTCGTGGTGTATGTCCGGATTCGATCCGCGACACGTTCTTCGATCAGTTCAACGCGCGCCGGAGTCACGGTGCACCTCGACAGCGTTTGGTCGACCACCAACCGGAGACCGTCGAACGTTGCCAGCAGGTCACCTTGTTGAGGTGAAACCGAAGTATGAATCCGGCTTGTAGGTTCCGTCGTGGCCGGAGGTAACCGGCCGACCTGTTCGAGCGCAGCTTCAAAACGTTGCCGCGCAGGATCATTGAGGCTCGCGTACTTGCTTTCCAACAGGCGTTTACTGCTTGGATTGAGCTGCGCTCGAGAACCTTTGGATTCCCACAGTCGAACCGACCGCGGAGAGCATCCGATCGTGTGGCCGAACTCATCGACACTGAGGAGCATCGCCTCACGCAGGCACGCGACCTCAATTCCCGTCCAGTGGAGACCTTTCATCAGTAACTCCGCAGCGTTTTGGGTAACGGTGGTCTGAGGCTAGCCCGACCATCGCTGGGTTGAAACACATTGCCGGAACAATTCCGGGTCGCTGCCTTATCGCTTCCAGAGATACGGCGCAGGCTATCACCAGCACCCGGCGTCGGGTCGAGTTCCGAACTCCCCGACGGCGGGTGCGTACCACGCAACAACCGAACAAGCACAGGGGGTCACATCGGATGCCCGCAGTCATCGTCTTGATGGTCGTCGCCGCGCTCGGCGCTCTCGCGATCGTCGTCTATCTACTGCCCAGCCTGGACGAGCCAGTGTCACTCCACAGCGCTGTCCACATGTCCGGCGCCGAATACGCACATCAGGTGTGGCAGGACCACGCCGAATGCGTCATGGCACTCTGCCCGGCCAAGGCCGCCGCATACTGGGCGCTGGTCGACTCCGGCAAGATAGTCCCCGACGCTCGGGTCATCCGATGACCCCCCTCGGCGACGCCGAGATGTGGCGGCACCTGCATCGAAACCACCTCTCCAAGAGAGAATTTCGATCGGTCGATCAAGCGCGGTTGATCAGCAACATCCAATCCGGTCACGGTCCTACGTGTCTGCGATACCTGTCGGCATCCGCCTACATCTGCGGATCGGTAGACGGGGCCGATCATGGCGAGTGACAAAACCCCGAACCCGGAACTGCCGGTGCGAGTCCCGTTCGTCGGGCCATCGGAAGACTATCCCGGTCCGCCGCAGGAAACGGTGGCGATGTTCGCCGAAGCCATCCGCGAATGGGCGGGACCGGACGCAATCGGCTACCGGGAGTCCTTCCTCGACGGGCACGTCTACCTCGTCGGCGACGACGGGCACTCCTACACGTTCGAGGAATACGCCGACCGCCTCGGGGAACGTGCGATCGACCATGCGCGCGATTCGAACGACTGCACCAATGAACCCGGCGGCACTCGACAGCTACCTTGTCAGCGGTGATACCGGAGCGGCGCTGGTGGCATCTTCGGCCGGCGGTCGTCACCGTCGCCGGAATCTGACCAGAAGCGCCGGAAGCCGGACCCGCCTCTCGGCGGACCGGCTTCCCGATGGAGGAGAAGATCTCCGTTGGTATGGAACCGGGAGCGCACCGCACGCGTCGAATTCAGGTGTAAGGCAATGAGGTCGGTTGTCGTGGGTTGCGCCCTCCATCTTGCTCGGGAGGCTCGGGGGTGCGCCTGGCTGACGATGAAGCCCTCATTGGCGCACGCAGCAAAGTTATAGGTAGAAGCGCCAATTAGTGCACAAGATGGGGGTCGAGTTGAAGATATCGGCACTTGTAATAGCTACAGAGGCAGCAGTGGCGTCGGTCATGGGCCTGATGCCGAGTCCGGTGGCTCACGCCTCGTTCCCGTGGGGGGCTTGTGGAATCAGCTCGGCCGAGGAAAAGGTAGTCACAACCTTCGGCGAATGGAAGCTGCTGTGCGGTAATAAAGACTACGGGTATCGGCATATTCAGGCCGGTCACATGAGCGAATGGGAAGGGCTCGCCGCAATCGAGGGGCGCAACTGGCGCGACATTGCCGATATGGCAATCGCCAAGGCTCACGACGCACCCGACTGGCACGGCCCGCAGAGCGGCGGCCGGTATTGTTACACGGGGCAGATCTACCTGGTCAACCGCGTTACCGGAGCGATAGCCAAGACCGTCCAGCCCACCGTGATCGTGAGTGAGGGCGGGATAGTGATCACCGCCTTCCCTGGAGGAGGATGTCGTGGAAAAGCATGAGCCCAGTGTGGAAGAACTCACCGAGTCTGTTATTCGTGCCGGGACCGAGTCCGGATACCAGATCAGCCGCGATGACACTGGTCGGTTGCAGATCACGGCAATCGATGAATCGCCTGTGGAACCCCCCCTGACCTTCGCGGTAACCGACCAGGAACTCCACGACTACTACCTACGGCTCGCGGCGAATACCGGAAAACCGGTGGGCGCGGACTCTCCGTGGAAGACATGGATGCTCTTGATGGCGACCCACCTCGATGAAGCCGTCTACAAGGCCGGGGTCCTGGATCAGCCCTGCGTGATCACGATCGGCGAGACTGGTTTCTGGCCTGTGCCAAGGTGAGTCGGCGAGTCACCGCTGTGCGAGGGCGCTGGCGGCATCTCCGGCCGACGGTCGTCACCCTCGACGGCATCTGACGCCGGAAACGCCGGAAGCCGGCCCACCTCGCGGTGGACCGGCTTCCGGGTCGAAATAAGGTGCCCGGTGGCCGGACTCAGAAGTCCATGCCGCCCATGCCACCGGTCGGGTCGCCGGCGGGAGCGGCGGTCTTCTCCGGCTTGTCGGCGACAACGGCCTCCGTGGTCAGGAACAGGGCCGCGATCGAGGCCGCGTTCTGCAGCGCCGAACGGGTGACCTTGACCGGGTCGGCGACGCCGGCGGCCAGCAGGTCCTCGTACTCGCCCGAGTCGGCGTTCAGGCCGTGGCCCGCGGGCAGGTTGGCGACCTTCTCGGCGACCACGCCGGGCTCGAGGCCCGCGTTGAACGCGATCTGCTTCAGCGGAGCCGACAGCGCGACCTTCACGATGTTCGCGCCGGTGGCCTCGTCACCGGCCAGCTTCAGCTCCTCCAGCGCAGGCGCCGACTGCAGCAGAGCCACGCCACCACCGGCGACGATGCCCTCCTCGACAGCCGCCTTCGCGTTGCGCACGGCGTCCTCGATGCGGTGCTTGCGCTCCTTGAGCTCCACCTCGGTGGCCGCACCCGCCTTGATCACCGCGACACCGCCGGCCAGCTTGGCCAGACGCTCCTGCAGCTTCTCCCGGTCGTAGTCCGAGTCGGAGTTCTCGATCTCGGAACGGATCTGCTGCACCCGGCCCTTGATGGCCTCCGGGTCGCCCGCACCCTCGACGATCGTGGTCTCGTCCTTGGTGACGACGACCTTGCGCGCCTGACCGAGCAGCTCGATGCCCGCGCTCTCCAGCGAGAGGCCGACCTCTTCGGTGATGACCTCGCCACCGGTCAGGATGCCGATGTCGGCCAGCTGAGCCTTGCGGCGGTCACCGAAGCCGGGCGCCTTGACGGCGACGGACTTGAAGGTGCCGCGGATCTTGTTGACCACCAGGGTGGACAGGGCCTCACCCTCGACGTCCTCGGCGATGATCAGCAGCGGCTTGCCCGCCTGGATGACCTTCTCCAGCAGCGGCAGCAGGTCCTTGACAGTCGAGACCTTCGAACCGACCAGCAGGATGTACGGATCCTCAAGGACCGCTTCCTGACGCTCCGGGTCGGTGACGAAGTAACCCGAGATGTAGCCCTTGTCGAAGCGCATGCCCTCGGTGAGCTCCAGCTGGAGACCGAAGGTGTTGCTCTCCTCGACGGTGATGACGCCTTCCTTGC
Above is a genomic segment from Nocardia sputorum containing:
- a CDS encoding helix-turn-helix domain-containing protein; this translates as MKGLHWTGIEVACLREAMLLSVDEFGHTIGCSPRSVRLWESKGSRAQLNPSSKRLLESKYASLNDPARQRFEAALEQVGRLPPATTEPTSRIHTSVSPQQGDLLATFDGLRLVVDQTLSRCTVTPARVELIEERVADRIRTYTTTPPAVALAEIAPDLLELQAISAERQPAAIQARLSGSSAVLGLLTADALMKLGEIGRANTWFGTARMAADDSSNRQLQAAARAQHAMLPYYYGDLEKAISLARSAQEILSDTACDATALAAAAEARALARLGDREGAEQAMNKAQRLTEALPNTASDEAFRFSARRLLLYMSGTLTYMRRVTRARRIQDEALQLYQETAVVIDPALIQFDTALGYAMSGSADDGCRLAEHVLESLPDEHRTQIVATRAGDVLDALPTGHRLLPSATSLRQLLSAETVVR
- a CDS encoding SMP-30/gluconolactonase/LRE family protein; translated protein: MPHALPHRLLSSLAAASACVTLAACGAGDTPSAAVHTVYELPGDRVYPEGIAVDARTGDVYVGSYTTGAVYRATPDARRAEVFLPEGAGNHKTANGLKVDAAGRLWVTDSTSGVAVYDVATRALLADFTVPGSDPRFVNDLAFTPDGTAYLTDSTRAVVYRVTQDQLAAARAQGGRAELSPQFDLRSVLPPIEPGGFSLNGIVADPAGRYLLTVDMPRGDLYRIALSPEANPIGKVTLRGGDLRQGDGLDLRDGTLWAAHNTTNTISRWTVSGDGTTATLDRQRSDEALAIPTTLARAGDRTLIVSSQFDKGGPMGPGSPKTPFAVVTLDGI
- a CDS encoding MarR family winged helix-turn-helix transcriptional regulator; the encoded protein is MTSLPAAQRIGSYLKRAEQSLNTAKNAALKPAGVTVPQYAALLFLAENPGISAAALARLCGVTPPSMNTVLGNLQDRGLIERTPHPWHKNVLETTLTDKGAAVMRDADVRAVRVERALAEEFTDAERATLQDLLTRCADRLDSIRPGPAA
- a CDS encoding aminoglycoside phosphotransferase family protein, translated to MMRQDTEPARLTESTFTPERTRAILDAACLVAGFDSTGAELLRHHTNAVYALTSKPVVVKIGRPNHVGHIDVVALVRWLEEQAVPTVPLVDTEQPLNLGGCPVTFWRYIDQERGITTAAELAEPLADLHACSSNPPIALPDKQIHDTITSIAHAIDTSRILMPEDRALLRARLDELAAREHGIQYTLMRGVIHGDAQHRNALWNNRTRQAVLCDWENAAIGQPEWDLVTIEIHCRRFGHPPHEYEAFSRVYGFDVRDWAGYEWLRDLRELRMITTNARKCGPGSATAAEVLRRVEALRDDAPITWNIL
- the groL gene encoding chaperonin GroEL (60 kDa chaperone family; promotes refolding of misfolded polypeptides especially under stressful conditions; forms two stacked rings of heptamers to form a barrel-shaped 14mer; ends can be capped by GroES; misfolded proteins enter the barrel where they are refolded when GroES binds); the protein is MAKTIAYDEEARRGLERGLNSLADAVKVTLGPKGRNVVLEKKWGAPTITNDGVSIAKEIELEDPYEKIGAELVKEVAKKTDDVAGDGTTTATVLAQALVREGLRNVAAGANPLGLKRGIEKAVEAVTAKLLDTAKEVETKEQIAATAGISAGDASIGELIAEAMDKVGKEGVITVEESNTFGLQLELTEGMRFDKGYISGYFVTDPERQEAVLEDPYILLVGSKVSTVKDLLPLLEKVIQAGKPLLIIAEDVEGEALSTLVVNKIRGTFKSVAVKAPGFGDRRKAQLADIGILTGGEVITEEVGLSLESAGIELLGQARKVVVTKDETTIVEGAGDPEAIKGRVQQIRSEIENSDSDYDREKLQERLAKLAGGVAVIKAGAATEVELKERKHRIEDAVRNAKAAVEEGIVAGGGVALLQSAPALEELKLAGDEATGANIVKVALSAPLKQIAFNAGLEPGVVAEKVANLPAGHGLNADSGEYEDLLAAGVADPVKVTRSALQNAASIAALFLTTEAVVADKPEKTAAPAGDPTGGMGGMDF